A genomic window from Fusarium falciforme chromosome 2, complete sequence includes:
- a CDS encoding Reductase: MASPPFDSITLFTKTWHNDTYPAISPTRPELSVAGKHVVITGGGTGIGKAAAIAFAQANAKSVSIIGRRIDRLQTAGQAITEANSSTKVVLQTGDVTNPASIEAALSAIVAKIGSKIDIFLDNAGMLPEEAPVIGYQEAEIRRCFEINFLGPFNSLQAFTPLAAPGAKLLHTGSSIGHWAPLPEVPGVWSYAAIKGAAQKMLEYYASENPDIHVASFHPGIVGTEINPRIPVGPDTVELPGHFVVWLASDEAAFLRNKFVWANWDVEELKARADEIRALSLLRVSLNGVDV; encoded by the exons ATGGCGTCTCCTCCCTTTGACAGTATCACCTTGTTCACCAAGACCTGGCACAATGATACCTACCCGGCCATCTCGCCCACAAGGCCAGAACTTTCAGTCGCTGGCAAGCACGTCGTCATCACGGGCGGAGGAACAGGCATTGGTAAGGCGGCAGCTATTGCTTTTGCTCAGGCCAATGCTAAATCGGTCTCCATCATCGGGCGCCGCATCGACCGTCTACAAACTGCTGGGCAGGCCATCACGGAAGCCAACTCGTCGACTAAGGTCGTCTTGCAGACAGGCGACGTCACCAACCCCGCCTCCATTGAGGCAGCCCTGAGTGCGATTGTCGCTAAGATCGGGAGCAAGATTGACATATTCCTCGACAATGCCGGTATGCTTCCGGAGGAGGCCCCTGTTATCGGTTACCAGGAGGCAGAGATTCGTCGATGCTTCGAGATCAACTTTCTCGGCCCGTTCAACTCGCTGCAGGCATTCACCCCTTTGGCGGCCCCTGGTGCAAAGTTGCTGCACACAGGATCTTCCATCGGCCACTGGGCCCCTCTCCCAGAGGTACCAGGAGTGTGGAGCTACGCTGCCATCAAGGGAGCCGCACAGAAAATGCTTGAGTATTACGCGTCCGAGAATCCGGATATTCACGTGGCGAGTTTCCACCCAGGCATAGTTGGAACCGAGATCAACCCAAGAATCCCGGTTGGCCCAGACACGG TTGAGTTGCCTGGACACTTTGTCGTGTGGCTTGCGTCGGATGAAGCTGCTTTTCTGAGAAACAAGTTCGTCTGGGCGAATTGggatgttgaggagctcaaggctcgAGCGGATGAGATCCGGGCATTATCTCTGTTGAGGGTATCTCTCAATGGCGTCGATGTTTAG
- a CDS encoding Zn(2)-C6 fungal-type domain-containing protein, translating into METRNGEGPLELPPQHEVVSAAQKYIAGFNSAIPLFNPDRLLYVIRRWYESSDRRDYTTWAAINTMLALVHRQTPPEEATPSKNTAKYTNNAQSVLTNVVMEETTLLSVQVLVGMTLLFQGVQDLKPATMLIAMALRLVHQLGLHTRKGSEHLDSNLTLERYRVFWIAYILDRDISMRTKQPPIQREMDIDLEWPSADPQDGAGVFIAADGTSSFNFFLSRVQLAQIQGEIYDAMYSTGSRALSNQEKLERAAGLRYRLDDWFYRVPQQFRSEAILSVGEVNSSRYFGVLFATHLFCRISMCQVHVMETRWLQTLQDFGRDAVRGDAVSPTPSPVGWHEVVNECREYMKLFAGIEQKDPAFIWMTACTYISAGVCLIANNMFNPYHENMEYDERLANISFSFLDDMAQQVPLDGLKRAQESCQMLQHQAYAVRLRISNQDSCH; encoded by the exons ATGGAAACACGAAACGGTGAGGGGCCCTTGGAACTGCCGCCCCAGCACGAGGTCGTGTCTGCGGCCCAAAAGTACATCGCAGGGTTCAACTCGGCCATTCCACTATTCAATCCCGATAGATTATTGTATGTAATCAGAAGATGGTACGAATCCTCGGACCGGAGAGACTATACTACCTGGGCGGCCATCAACACGATGCTCGCGTTGGTTCATCGACAGACACCACCCGAAGAAGCGACGCCTAGCAAAAACACAGCCAAGTACACCAACAACGCACAGTCGGTTCTCACAAATGTCGTCATGGAGGAGACGACGCTACTGAGCGTACAAGTTCTCGTGGGAATGACCCTGCTCTTCCAGGGGGTTCAAGACTTGAAACCTGCAACAATGTTGATCGCCATGGCTCTACGCCTGGTGCATCAGCTAGGGCTGCACACGCGAAAAGGCTCAGAGCACCTCGATAGTAATCTCACGCTAGAAAGGTACCGTGTGTTCTGGATAGCTTACATCCTCGATCGGGACATTAGCATGCGAACCAAACAGCCACCTATCCAGCGAGAGATGGACATCGATCTGGAATGGCCATCGGCTGATCCTCAAGATGGGGCTGGCGTTTTTATCGCCGCGGACGGCACATCCAGTTTCAATTTCTTCTTATCCCGCGTTCAGTTGGCTCAAATTCAAGGCGAGATCTATGACGCCATGTATTCGACAGGTTCTCGCGCCTTGAGCAATCAAGAGAAGCTCGAGAGGGCAGCGGGTCTGCGCTACAGGCTCGACGACTGGTTCTATCGTGTACCGCAGCAATTCCGATCCGAGGCCATATTGAGCGTAGGTGAAGTAAACTCATCCAGATACTTCGGCGTCCTTTTCGCTACTCATCTTTTCTGTCGGATCTCCATGTGCCAGGTTCACGTCATGGAAACTCGATGGCTTCAGACGCTGCAAGATTTTGGTAGAGACGCCGTTCGAGGCGATGCCGTCTCACCAACACCCTCGCCAGTTGGCTGGCATGAGGTTGTCAACGAGTGCCGTGAATACATGAAGCTATTCGCGGGCATCGAACAAAAAGATCCCGCATTCATTTG GATGACTGCTTGCACTTATATATCTGCGGGAGTTTGCTTAATAGCCAACAACATGTTCAACCCGTACCATGAGAACATGGAATACGATGAGCGCCTGGCAAACATTTCATTCTCTTTCTTGGACGATATGGCTCAGCAAGTACCCCTTGATGGACTCAAGAGGGCACAAGAGTCATGCCAGATGCTGCAGCATCAAGCTTATGCAGTCCGCCTCCGAATCTCCAACCAGGATTCATGCCATTGA